Genomic segment of Benincasa hispida cultivar B227 chromosome 1, ASM972705v1, whole genome shotgun sequence:
TCAACTCATTTTTTAGAGGGAGTGAAAGGGCAAATCTTgttcttttaatcagttttccTTCATCTGTACCTATAGAAGTCTTAATACAGATTCAACTCCTAGAGAGGAATGAGATTTTTTGTATCATAACATTTGTTCGAGAAATATAACCATTTCATGAAGGTTAACTTGTTACTGATGGTCCATCCATTATTTTGCATATCATCATTATTTCGTctctaaataaataatattgacAAGCAAGATATTTTAGTgatttaaaataaccaaaacTGATACAATGATCTTATAATTGATCGTTGCTTTAACTTAATATCGTGTGTACATACCACTTAATCCACCTCAGCGTAACAAAGTAATTAGCCTTCGACTAATAAATAATCATGTAACATCATCAGTAATGAAAAATGCTAGTGATAGAGACAAGAAGATATCTCATGGGCATAATTAAACCATCTAAATATAAGTCCTAATTTGTAGTTTAACTTGATTCATAAGATAATCTTGCGAGGAGTTACAGCAACATGTCTATTTCCACGCTCAGGTTCAGCCTAAGAGGTCATTTGATGCATATAGCTTATAGGTAAGATTTGAAGCAGAAGACTTGGAAAATTCTTTCTGTTGCCTAGTACAACAATTGAATCTTTTTCATCAGCCAGTGCTGATGAGACGACTTGGTCTTCTTTTATCTTCCAGGTCCCTGCTAAATAGCAACAAATCCCATCTAATCATTACAAGATTCGCTAAGGAGCTTGTCGGTTGACTCAAACACTCATGATTATCTAATATACGATGCTCATGGCCGGAGACAGttgatttcttcatcattttctcTTTGGTGGATCTCGGCTCAGCCCATGCTTCTTTAGTGTTTTAACATAATTTCTCAAGAGTGTAAATTTGTTGCTCCCGAGGTGATAGAAATAATCCCACGAATAAATCCCAGTTCTATGCAAATCATCAAAAAGGATCCTAGCAAATTGCAGCAAATATGTTTAGATTCTTGAAAAGGCATACTATCCATACTTATACTTTGTGTTTGATCTAAGATTTCAATTCTTCCACAAGTCAATACCAAAAGATTGGTAGAATTCAGAAACAAATATGTTAGAGTGATTTCAAAGTACCTTACCCCATAGTTCCCAACTGGTTCGGCAGACATGATACAGACATGACGTCGTCCAGAAATTACCTGGTTTGAAACATGCATTTAGTAGTTGAATCTGATAAAAGAAAAGCAGTCAAAACTCTAGATGATATTGATAAATCAGTAGAAACATTGGGTTGTGAGAATGTGGCTAAACATTGAATCGTACAGATGATATCTCTATAAACCAATTGAGTCTGAATATCTTACACAGTGAAATTGTTTACAGTTAGTCCTAAACTGATGTAAAGTATGAGTGTTTGAACCAATTTACATATAAATCAACTTTATGAGATTAGTTTGACATTACAATATTTAATGCTATAAAAGTTGTATGACATATTGGTCGTAATATGGTATGACTTTAGAATGGTGAAAAGTTGATGTCTCATGGGTTGGCTTAGTATTCGTGACCAATGGAAAATGTAAAGGGCTCAAAGAGAATTAGTCGAAAACATAGTACAGTAGCCATGTATCTAGTTTTCTTAGAAACTAAATATAGTAGAATTAGACCATTGTCCAATAAATTTAGTCAAAGTGCAAGCCACAAATATTAAAAGGGAGTGTTTCATTTTAAAAGCCCTGCTCTTATAAATCATCCCACTACCCAATTTGGCTTATTTGATCATTTGATCAGCCAATGAGGAATTGGTCAAATTTTTAGATAGAGTGAtaaatgaaactattgaaataAAGGGTAGAAAAAAGAAGACAAGTTTACGTGAAAAATCCTAGataagggagaaaaaaccacgatagaagattttcttattttttacaCATTGACTTACCACagatacaatatataaatagaCTTAAGGCAAACCCTAATACAGTAGAGagatataaa
This window contains:
- the LOC120080945 gene encoding uncharacterized protein LOC120080945 isoform X1, whose translation is MLALQRVFRTIHTTIDAPQITTFALRAPKYVEVKFADGSVFNLSAEFLRVYSPAADAKVRSMGGEKVISGRRHVCIMSAEPVGNYGVRILFDDLHRTGIYSWDYFYHLGSNKFTLLRNYVKTLKKHGLSRDPPKRK